A stretch of the Candidatus Binatia bacterium genome encodes the following:
- a CDS encoding xanthine dehydrogenase family protein molybdopterin-binding subunit — MKASKVIGKSFPRVEGAAKVGGGLCYAADILRPGSLWGKVLRSPLPHARILIIDTSRALSLPGVKAVVTAADMKTTLVGATLRDMPVMARDRVRFVGEEIAAVAAVDADTAEEAVQLIDVEYEELPAVFDPLEAMKPEAPILHPDYPTYKGPKTMALELKNVQTLVRGRKGDIEKGFAESDYVFEKSYRTQLVHQGYLEPYACTVEVDGEGRVAIWVANQAFFKLRRVLSEYLELPPEDITIYPSNMGGSFGAKDFLFLNPAAYYLSKKTGRPVRFVKNYSEELGATTPRHSAVVSLRVGVKNDGRLWAWEGKTFYNGGAYGAFKPNPEGSMSGAYMVAGSYNIPNTRLEGYCVYTNQVPCGYFRAPGETQTLFAVESHMDLMAQSLGMDPIDFRRKNALKEGDTRATGEALEDPHCLEVIDRVAKVSGWRKKRSKFAAETKLVGRGMALGDRHVGHGESSFELLLEREGTLRLLSGVGDQGVGAYTMHRQVAAELLGVDPDAIAIEVRDTSNAPYDQGIKGARGTHVEGQAVARATNSLIDNLRALAASHWGAPAEKISWAGGAAVVKDNGKKKRLGLKELAGLSKLPLKGFGEFKGHKPHVYSFQAIVVDIEVDRETGAVDLKQLYFVYDVGTIINPLIHQGQIDGGVVQGLGYALTEELKVDDGRVTTVTLGDYKLPNIADNVPLTTSLVQAKVGPGPFGAKAVAEAGVSIVAPAVANAVYNATGVRITELPITAEKILDGLRGHAKV; from the coding sequence TTGAAGGCATCCAAGGTCATCGGTAAATCCTTTCCCCGCGTCGAGGGGGCGGCGAAAGTCGGCGGCGGACTCTGCTACGCGGCGGACATTCTTCGGCCTGGATCTCTCTGGGGCAAGGTGTTGCGCAGCCCGCTGCCGCACGCGCGCATCCTTATTATAGACACGAGCCGTGCGCTGAGCCTCCCCGGCGTCAAGGCGGTCGTCACCGCCGCGGACATGAAGACGACGCTCGTCGGCGCGACCTTGAGAGACATGCCGGTGATGGCGCGCGACCGCGTGCGCTTCGTCGGCGAGGAGATCGCGGCGGTGGCGGCGGTCGACGCCGATACGGCCGAAGAGGCGGTGCAATTGATCGACGTCGAGTACGAAGAACTGCCCGCGGTGTTCGATCCGCTCGAGGCGATGAAGCCCGAGGCGCCCATCCTGCATCCCGATTACCCGACGTATAAGGGGCCGAAGACCATGGCGCTGGAGCTGAAGAACGTCCAGACGCTGGTGCGCGGCAGAAAAGGGGACATCGAGAAAGGCTTTGCCGAGTCGGATTATGTCTTCGAGAAAAGTTATCGCACGCAGCTCGTGCACCAGGGCTACCTCGAACCTTACGCCTGCACGGTCGAAGTCGATGGAGAAGGGCGTGTCGCCATTTGGGTCGCGAACCAAGCGTTCTTCAAATTGCGGCGCGTGCTGTCGGAATATTTGGAGCTTCCGCCGGAGGACATCACGATTTACCCCAGCAACATGGGCGGCTCGTTCGGCGCCAAGGATTTTCTTTTCTTGAATCCGGCGGCTTACTACCTCTCGAAAAAAACCGGCCGGCCGGTGCGCTTCGTGAAAAACTACAGCGAGGAGCTGGGAGCCACGACGCCGCGCCACTCGGCCGTGGTTTCTCTCCGCGTCGGCGTCAAGAATGACGGCCGGCTGTGGGCGTGGGAGGGGAAGACCTTCTACAACGGCGGCGCCTACGGCGCTTTCAAGCCCAATCCCGAAGGCTCGATGAGCGGCGCGTATATGGTCGCCGGCTCTTACAACATTCCCAACACGCGCCTCGAAGGTTATTGCGTTTACACTAATCAAGTCCCGTGCGGCTACTTCCGCGCGCCCGGAGAAACCCAGACTCTGTTCGCCGTCGAAAGCCATATGGATTTGATGGCGCAGTCGCTGGGAATGGACCCGATCGATTTTCGCCGCAAGAACGCGCTGAAAGAAGGCGATACGCGCGCGACCGGAGAGGCGCTGGAAGATCCGCACTGCCTCGAAGTGATCGATCGCGTGGCGAAGGTTTCCGGCTGGCGCAAAAAGCGATCCAAATTCGCGGCGGAAACCAAACTCGTCGGCCGCGGCATGGCGCTCGGCGACCGCCACGTGGGCCACGGCGAGTCGAGCTTCGAATTGCTTCTGGAGCGCGAGGGAACGCTCCGGCTCTTGAGCGGCGTCGGCGATCAGGGCGTCGGCGCCTATACGATGCATCGCCAGGTCGCGGCCGAGCTGCTCGGCGTCGATCCGGATGCGATCGCCATCGAAGTCAGGGACACCTCCAACGCGCCTTACGACCAGGGAATCAAAGGCGCGCGCGGAACCCACGTCGAAGGCCAGGCGGTCGCGCGCGCAACGAATTCCCTGATCGACAATCTGCGCGCTCTCGCGGCTTCTCACTGGGGCGCGCCGGCGGAAAAGATTTCCTGGGCCGGCGGCGCGGCGGTCGTGAAGGACAACGGGAAAAAGAAACGGCTGGGCTTGAAAGAATTGGCCGGTCTTTCGAAGCTTCCGCTCAAGGGGTTCGGCGAGTTCAAAGGACACAAGCCGCACGTCTATTCTTTTCAGGCGATCGTCGTCGACATCGAGGTGGACCGCGAAACCGGCGCGGTGGACTTGAAGCAACTTTATTTCGTCTACGACGTGGGCACGATCATCAACCCGCTGATTCATCAAGGACAGATCGACGGCGGCGTCGTTCAAGGCCTGGGCTACGCCCTGACCGAAGAGTTAAAGGTCGATGACGGCCGCGTGACGACGGTGACGCTCGGCGACTACAAGCTTCCCAACATCGCCGACAACGTGCCGCTCACGACCTCGCTCGTTCAAGCGAAGGTCGGTCCCGGCCCGTTCGGCGCGAAGGCGGTGGCGGAGGCGGGTGTCAGCATCGTCGCGCCGGCGGTGGCGAACGCGGTCTACAACGCGACCGGCGTGCGGATCACGGAGCTTCCAATCACCGCGGAAAAAATTCTCGACGGTTTAAGAGGTCATGCGAAAGTTTGA
- a CDS encoding ABC transporter substrate-binding protein has product MNCLRIAASFLSVVLSAGLLEAAESPRYGGRLVFGLTRDISGLNPFVRTRSTNKYVRQIAYETLLDYDAKGQLVPALADSWTISPDSKVYTIRLRRGVKFHNGEDLTAEDVKWSADYAKDPKNAATGVNFLERVQTVSVKDKFTVEFLLREPQAIFLNLLASMEASFPVLPKGSVPAAQSNLPGPPPGTGPFEFKEYKTAREIVFVRNKNYWQKGVPYLDELVLKPVEDEQVRFASLRAGDLDMIERTPYAFVKKILNREFPEIRFTEAKYAGFRRLIFNVVNPPFNDLKLRLAVLYALDKKNYLEGAFWGLGEPANHAIPTENPWYVKLPEAKRDLAKVKTLLKEAKVGADFEVEILGRIGEESETQILREQLTSAGIKTRVALLESAAREKRTRAGDFMAVLSGMDVPNDPGDDYSVEYGCNPEEVAAKRRGQNQAGYCNKDFDRLMAEASKIQDAKKRYELYAKALGILHQEIPAISLAFVPRYFTYRQKVRGFNSDGGDRFNTVAAGFSRVWIEP; this is encoded by the coding sequence ATGAACTGCTTGCGCATTGCGGCGTCGTTTTTGAGCGTCGTTCTTTCCGCCGGATTGTTGGAGGCGGCGGAATCCCCGAGATACGGGGGGCGTCTGGTTTTCGGCCTGACTCGCGACATCAGCGGCTTGAATCCTTTTGTTCGCACCCGCTCGACCAACAAATACGTGCGGCAGATCGCCTATGAAACGCTTCTCGACTACGACGCGAAGGGCCAGCTTGTCCCGGCCCTCGCCGACTCCTGGACGATCTCTCCCGACAGCAAGGTTTACACGATCAGGCTCAGGCGGGGGGTCAAATTCCACAACGGCGAGGATCTCACCGCGGAAGACGTGAAGTGGAGCGCCGACTACGCCAAGGATCCCAAGAACGCGGCGACCGGCGTCAACTTCCTGGAGAGAGTGCAGACGGTGAGCGTCAAGGACAAGTTCACCGTGGAGTTTCTCCTGAGGGAGCCGCAGGCGATCTTTCTTAACCTGTTGGCGTCGATGGAGGCTTCCTTCCCCGTTCTCCCCAAGGGGTCGGTGCCGGCGGCTCAGAGCAATCTGCCCGGTCCCCCTCCCGGGACCGGACCTTTTGAATTCAAAGAATACAAAACCGCAAGAGAAATAGTTTTTGTGCGCAACAAGAACTACTGGCAGAAAGGCGTTCCCTACCTGGACGAGCTGGTGCTCAAACCGGTGGAGGACGAGCAGGTTCGTTTTGCCTCGCTGCGCGCCGGCGACCTCGATATGATCGAGAGGACTCCCTACGCCTTTGTGAAGAAAATATTGAACCGAGAATTCCCGGAGATCAGGTTTACGGAAGCCAAATATGCCGGCTTTCGCCGCCTGATATTCAACGTTGTGAATCCTCCCTTTAACGATCTCAAGCTGCGCCTGGCCGTGCTTTACGCGCTGGACAAAAAAAATTATCTCGAAGGGGCCTTCTGGGGTCTTGGGGAACCGGCGAACCACGCGATTCCGACGGAGAACCCCTGGTACGTGAAGCTGCCGGAGGCCAAGCGGGATTTGGCGAAGGTCAAGACTCTTCTCAAGGAAGCAAAAGTCGGCGCCGACTTTGAAGTGGAAATTTTGGGACGCATCGGCGAAGAGTCGGAGACCCAAATCCTTCGCGAGCAACTGACCAGCGCGGGGATCAAAACCAGGGTTGCGCTTCTGGAGAGCGCGGCGCGCGAGAAGCGGACCCGCGCGGGTGATTTTATGGCGGTGCTAAGCGGGATGGACGTGCCCAACGATCCGGGGGACGATTATTCGGTGGAGTATGGCTGTAATCCCGAGGAAGTGGCGGCCAAACGACGCGGCCAGAACCAGGCGGGGTATTGCAATAAAGACTTTGACCGGCTGATGGCGGAGGCTTCGAAGATCCAGGATGCGAAAAAGCGTTACGAGCTTTACGCCAAAGCGCTCGGGATTCTCCATCAAGAAATTCCGGCCATCTCGCTCGCCTTCGTGCCGCGCTATTTCACCTATCGACAGAAGGTGCGGGGCTTCAATAGCGACGGAGGCGATCGCTTCAACACGGTCGCTGCCGGTTTTTCCCGGGTTTGGATAGAGCCTTGA
- a CDS encoding iron-containing redox enzyme family protein gives MPKPPDEFVAELLRARRPRREERPTRALIVQGKLGKDQVKLWVKQIHYYRVNVPRKELYILANCPIREIRMERVKKYLEEEDDRVMGGKVGPHAELWAQLGEGLGISRAEMEDFRDLSPEYRLLVDSWVNYARDHSWLEGSAMSFDEDGGTGPSGEGMNMARALSKFYGVPDSALGHFTLHSELDIEHGASTHDLIRKYAVTDEQQEGVRAAVRFKRAFHTMEDLCMRIACRIDPQLYAELDATART, from the coding sequence ATGCCCAAGCCGCCCGACGAATTCGTCGCAGAGCTTTTACGCGCGAGGCGACCGCGTCGCGAGGAACGGCCGACGCGAGCGCTGATCGTCCAGGGAAAGCTCGGCAAAGATCAAGTCAAGCTGTGGGTCAAGCAGATCCATTATTATCGCGTCAACGTGCCGCGCAAGGAGCTCTACATTTTGGCCAATTGCCCGATCAGAGAGATTCGAATGGAGCGCGTGAAGAAGTATCTCGAAGAGGAGGACGATCGCGTGATGGGCGGGAAAGTCGGGCCGCACGCCGAGCTGTGGGCGCAACTGGGCGAAGGCTTGGGAATCAGCCGCGCGGAGATGGAAGACTTCCGCGATCTCTCTCCGGAGTACCGGCTTCTGGTCGATTCCTGGGTGAATTACGCGCGCGACCATAGCTGGCTCGAAGGCTCGGCGATGAGCTTCGATGAAGACGGCGGCACGGGCCCCTCGGGCGAGGGCATGAACATGGCGCGGGCCCTGTCCAAATTCTACGGTGTCCCAGATTCGGCATTGGGTCATTTCACGCTCCATTCCGAGCTCGACATCGAGCACGGCGCGTCGACCCACGACCTGATCCGAAAATACGCCGTGACGGATGAGCAGCAGGAGGGCGTGCGCGCCGCGGTCCGCTTCAAAAGAGCCTTCCACACGATGGAAGACCTCTGCATGCGCATCGCTTGCCGGATCGATCCGCAGCTATACGCCGAGCTGGATGCTACGGCGAGAACTTAA
- a CDS encoding UbiD family decarboxylase — translation MPFQNLRDYLEKVEEYGDLLKIDGADRDEEIGALAEIVAGTAKHPMVLFDNIKGFPAGYRVSASTMGGVGRMALGLGLDPALGNVDLVKAWKEKLKTFKRVEPREVADGPVRENVFSGEKIDLLKFPAPKWHEKDGGYYIGTGCCVITRDPDDGWVNMGVYRVEVHDKKTLGIFINHIQHGRLIVEKYWARGKSCPVVVSFGQDPALYLAAAQREPWGVGELGVAGWLRGEPVEVLKGEKTGLPIPAHAEIVVEGEILPIEKEARPEGPFGERTGYYATGTRNEPVVRALTLMHRNDPIIQGDPPLKPVPGMDHFGIPLPAAGVWSVLEAAGIQDVRGVWLHGPFATVISLKQRYEGHARQAAAIALGARATVHLGRFVILVDDDIDPSDLGDVFWAITTRCDPAEQTEVLKGFPTSGINPRVAPTDREEGHFVSSKMVIDACRPFRWIKDFPATNVMSAELKKKVAEKWKRLLERI, via the coding sequence ATGCCGTTCCAAAACCTGAGAGATTATCTCGAAAAAGTCGAAGAGTACGGCGATCTTCTGAAGATCGACGGAGCGGACCGCGACGAGGAGATCGGCGCTCTGGCGGAAATCGTCGCCGGCACGGCCAAGCACCCGATGGTGCTGTTCGACAACATCAAAGGATTCCCCGCCGGCTACCGCGTCTCGGCCAGCACGATGGGCGGCGTCGGCAGAATGGCGCTCGGACTCGGATTGGATCCGGCGCTCGGCAACGTCGATCTGGTCAAGGCGTGGAAAGAGAAGCTCAAGACGTTCAAGCGGGTCGAGCCGCGCGAAGTCGCCGATGGTCCGGTCAGGGAAAATGTTTTCTCCGGCGAAAAAATAGATCTCCTCAAGTTCCCCGCGCCGAAATGGCACGAGAAGGACGGCGGCTACTACATCGGCACCGGCTGCTGCGTGATCACGCGGGATCCGGACGACGGCTGGGTCAACATGGGCGTCTATCGCGTCGAGGTGCACGATAAAAAAACTCTCGGAATCTTTATCAACCACATCCAGCACGGGCGGCTCATCGTCGAGAAATATTGGGCGCGCGGCAAGAGCTGTCCGGTGGTTGTCTCTTTCGGACAAGACCCGGCGCTATACCTGGCCGCGGCGCAGCGCGAGCCCTGGGGCGTCGGCGAACTCGGCGTTGCCGGATGGCTTCGCGGCGAGCCGGTTGAAGTTCTGAAGGGCGAGAAAACGGGGCTGCCGATTCCGGCGCACGCGGAGATCGTCGTCGAAGGAGAAATCCTTCCGATCGAAAAAGAAGCCCGCCCCGAAGGACCCTTCGGCGAGCGCACCGGCTATTACGCGACGGGCACCAGAAATGAACCTGTCGTTCGTGCGTTAACGCTCATGCACCGAAACGATCCGATCATCCAGGGCGATCCGCCGTTGAAGCCGGTGCCCGGGATGGATCATTTCGGCATCCCGCTGCCCGCGGCGGGCGTGTGGTCGGTGTTGGAAGCGGCCGGCATCCAGGACGTGCGCGGCGTCTGGCTCCACGGCCCGTTCGCGACGGTGATCTCGCTAAAGCAGCGCTACGAAGGCCACGCGCGCCAGGCGGCGGCGATCGCGCTCGGCGCGCGCGCCACGGTTCACTTAGGAAGATTCGTCATTCTCGTCGATGACGACATCGATCCGTCGGATCTCGGCGACGTCTTCTGGGCGATCACGACGCGCTGCGATCCGGCGGAGCAGACGGAAGTCCTGAAAGGATTCCCGACGAGCGGCATCAATCCGCGCGTCGCGCCGACGGACCGCGAAGAGGGCCACTTCGTCTCTTCCAAGATGGTCATCGACGCGTGCCGGCCTTTTCGTTGGATCAAGGATTTTCCGGCAACCAATGTGATGAGCGCGGAGCTGAAAAAGAAAGTGGCGGAGAAGTGGAAGCGTCTGCTGGAGCGGATCTGA
- a CDS encoding ABC transporter substrate-binding protein, whose protein sequence is MRKLFLILLSAFAFAAAPKILPAAERSLRVSFSAPATVYLPLWAAADAGFFKKQGLDVEIVHVGSSPIAVSALITTDETQVLSGGGTVAPTAYLQGERGLQIFARMNNRFVFSLFSHPSITTLEGLKGKKLGITRFGGSLDFATRYFLRQQGIDARKDLNLIQLGRVPDIATALVAGSVEAGTVSFPHHLILKKLGYRELADLSQMDTPYATTAFVGRRRFLAENEPQMERFVKALIESIHYLRSHRTEALKIISRYTRLSDMELLGQDFDFHMQKIWPRVPQIQPEDLKLALEELGERNPKAREISPADLIYGQIVKNVIASGFADKLYKQSP, encoded by the coding sequence ATGCGGAAATTATTTTTGATCCTTCTCTCGGCGTTCGCGTTTGCGGCCGCGCCGAAAATTCTTCCGGCGGCCGAACGGAGCTTGCGCGTCTCTTTCTCGGCGCCCGCGACCGTCTACCTTCCACTCTGGGCGGCCGCCGACGCCGGCTTTTTTAAAAAACAGGGGCTCGACGTGGAGATCGTCCACGTCGGCTCGTCGCCCATCGCCGTGTCCGCGCTCATCACCACCGACGAGACTCAGGTCCTGTCCGGGGGCGGCACCGTGGCGCCGACCGCCTATCTCCAGGGAGAGCGGGGGCTGCAGATCTTCGCGCGCATGAACAACCGGTTTGTCTTCTCGCTCTTCTCCCATCCGTCGATTACGACCTTGGAGGGGCTCAAGGGAAAAAAACTCGGCATCACGAGATTCGGCGGCAGCCTCGATTTTGCGACGCGCTATTTTCTCAGACAACAGGGAATCGACGCCCGCAAGGACCTGAATCTGATCCAGCTCGGCCGCGTGCCGGATATCGCCACCGCGCTGGTCGCCGGCTCCGTCGAGGCCGGCACGGTCTCGTTCCCGCATCACCTGATTCTAAAAAAGCTCGGCTACCGCGAGCTTGCCGATTTGAGCCAGATGGACACGCCGTACGCCACGACCGCCTTCGTCGGCCGGCGGCGTTTTCTGGCGGAAAACGAACCCCAGATGGAGCGGTTCGTCAAAGCGCTGATCGAGTCGATTCATTATTTGAGGTCGCACCGGACCGAGGCGCTCAAGATTATTTCGCGCTACACGCGCCTCTCCGACATGGAGCTTCTCGGCCAGGATTTCGATTTCCACATGCAAAAGATCTGGCCCAGGGTGCCGCAGATCCAGCCGGAGGATCTGAAGCTGGCCCTGGAGGAGCTCGGCGAAAGAAATCCGAAGGCGCGCGAGATAAGCCCGGCCGATTTGATCTACGGCCAGATCGTGAAAAACGTCATCGCATCCGGCTTTGCGGACAAACTTTACAAACAAAGCCCGTAA
- a CDS encoding molybdopterin cofactor-binding domain-containing protein codes for MNSSTVGRPVARVDGPAKVSGACVYAADVPGAGTLWGKFYRSPLPHARILNVDTAKAKKVPGVKAVIAAGDVSPRREGYTLQDKPIFAREKVLYCGEKVAGVAAVDKEAAEEDFIACLKAQAAAYWRVAAGQVEWQAGKAWLVNGRKAKNLGLDDLARMIEAPLKGYGHYKAEKKPSVYSFQAIAADVEVDLETGAVRVAKLYFTYDVTKVINPVIHQRQIDGAIVQGVGYSLMEEMAVDEGRVLTLSLGDYKIPNIKDVPPLLTSLVRAKEGPGLYGVKAVAEAGISIVAPAIANAIYNATGVRIMDLPVTAEKILAGLAHPSR; via the coding sequence ATGAATTCTTCGACGGTCGGACGGCCGGTCGCGCGCGTCGACGGCCCCGCCAAGGTGAGCGGCGCGTGCGTTTACGCGGCCGACGTTCCGGGCGCGGGAACGCTGTGGGGAAAATTTTATCGCAGCCCGCTGCCGCACGCGCGCATCCTGAACGTCGATACGGCAAAGGCCAAGAAAGTTCCCGGCGTCAAAGCGGTGATCGCGGCGGGCGACGTGTCGCCGCGGCGCGAAGGCTACACCTTGCAGGACAAGCCGATCTTCGCGCGGGAAAAAGTTTTATATTGCGGCGAAAAGGTCGCGGGCGTCGCGGCCGTCGATAAAGAAGCGGCGGAAGAAGATTTTATCGCGTGTCTCAAAGCACAGGCCGCGGCGTACTGGAGAGTCGCCGCCGGCCAAGTCGAGTGGCAAGCGGGTAAGGCGTGGTTGGTGAACGGCCGAAAAGCCAAAAATCTCGGCCTCGACGATCTGGCCCGCATGATCGAGGCGCCGCTCAAAGGCTACGGCCATTACAAGGCCGAGAAAAAACCTTCGGTCTATTCCTTTCAGGCGATCGCCGCAGACGTCGAAGTCGACCTCGAAACCGGCGCCGTCCGCGTCGCGAAGCTCTATTTTACTTACGACGTGACCAAAGTCATCAATCCGGTCATTCACCAGAGACAGATCGACGGCGCGATCGTCCAGGGAGTGGGCTATTCGTTGATGGAGGAAATGGCCGTGGACGAAGGGCGGGTGCTCACTCTGAGCCTAGGCGATTACAAGATACCCAACATCAAAGACGTTCCGCCGCTGCTTACCTCGTTGGTGCGCGCCAAAGAAGGCCCCGGACTTTACGGCGTGAAAGCGGTGGCGGAAGCGGGAATCAGCATCGTCGCGCCGGCAATCGCGAATGCGATTTACAACGCGACGGGCGTGAGAATCATGGACCTGCCGGTCACGGCGGAAAAAATCCTCGCCGGTCTGGCGCACCCTTCGAGGTAA
- a CDS encoding cupin domain-containing protein — translation MAVLKPEEHERMVMESVRFAKEEAKRRQQTPVQIKAEEIRTQFETNSHLYLVDPRLGFNHRTFRFWINRIPAGEEEGMGWKTLGHRHTVEAVLHVLRGNGHSIVDGARYDWEPGDFISVPMFSWHRHVNTGDKDFIYLAATTGPLSLSLGLAVYEDERYPDYWVFGHKSESAMKSLIPGADDSTRVRLAEESAREPLSSTDAHYRQHLLFSGGEEKRRRQSRVLVKGAGIDFEKTAMGRLRYVIDPRTGFLMRVLGTLVAEISPGKRSGAHRHMYEEVNYILSGRGYSMIEDRRYDWAEGDVLCIPVFAWHQHFNMGEDPARLLVHHSRPLMENLGFMHVEQGETSDE, via the coding sequence ATGGCGGTCCTTAAACCCGAAGAGCACGAGCGGATGGTGATGGAGTCGGTCCGCTTCGCCAAGGAAGAGGCGAAGCGGCGGCAACAGACGCCGGTGCAGATCAAAGCCGAGGAAATCCGCACGCAGTTTGAAACGAATTCCCATCTCTATCTCGTCGATCCGCGCCTGGGCTTCAATCACCGGACGTTTCGCTTCTGGATCAACCGCATTCCCGCGGGCGAGGAAGAGGGCATGGGGTGGAAGACGCTGGGGCATCGCCATACGGTCGAGGCGGTGCTCCACGTGCTGCGGGGCAACGGCCACAGCATCGTCGACGGCGCGCGCTACGACTGGGAGCCGGGGGATTTCATCAGCGTGCCGATGTTCTCCTGGCACCGGCACGTCAACACCGGCGACAAGGACTTTATATATCTGGCGGCGACCACCGGCCCGCTGTCTTTGTCTCTCGGCCTCGCGGTGTACGAGGACGAGCGCTATCCGGACTACTGGGTTTTCGGCCACAAAAGCGAGAGCGCGATGAAGTCGCTGATCCCCGGCGCGGACGACAGCACGCGCGTCCGGCTCGCCGAGGAGTCGGCGCGCGAGCCGCTGAGCTCGACGGACGCCCATTACCGGCAGCATTTGTTGTTTTCCGGCGGCGAGGAAAAACGCCGCCGCCAGAGCCGCGTGTTGGTGAAAGGCGCCGGGATCGATTTTGAAAAGACGGCGATGGGCCGTCTTCGCTATGTCATCGACCCGCGCACCGGCTTTCTCATGCGAGTCCTTGGCACCCTCGTGGCTGAGATTTCGCCCGGCAAACGCTCGGGCGCGCACCGGCATATGTACGAAGAGGTGAATTATATTTTGTCCGGGCGCGGCTACAGCATGATCGAAGACCGGAGATACGATTGGGCTGAAGGCGACGTTCTCTGCATTCCGGTCTTCGCGTGGCACCAGCACTTCAACATGGGCGAGGATCCGGCGCGGCTGCTGGTCCATCACAGCCGCCCGCTGATGGAAAACCTCGGCTTCATGCATGTGGAACAAGGAGAAACGAGCGATGAGTGA
- a CDS encoding ABC transporter substrate-binding protein has translation MNKRCFFFLCLIFFLLPSAISFAQRKTLRISYPAPVTVYLPLWVAKDAGFFAKNGLDVELVHVGSSPLSLSAFFAGEIDILGGGGAAGPNAYLRGQRDLVFFAAMNNKFVFTIYGHPSIASLQGVRGKRVGVTRFGGTMDFATRHFLKQTGFDPGRDVTLIQVGRVQDILSALTAGSIDAGTMAFPYDIKAKELGYRELADLTQSGARYASSSMLARRQFLAQNKAQMEGVVRALIEALHLIRTRRDDGIKILARYTRLDDAKVLGQTFDFHNRVIWPRVPEIQPEDLKLVLEELAESNPKAREIDPADLIYGSIVKDVVASGFVEKLYAK, from the coding sequence ATGAACAAACGATGTTTTTTTTTCCTCTGCCTGATCTTTTTTCTCCTTCCGTCGGCGATTTCCTTTGCGCAGCGCAAGACGCTGCGCATCTCCTATCCCGCGCCGGTCACCGTCTATCTCCCTCTCTGGGTCGCCAAAGACGCGGGCTTCTTCGCCAAGAACGGCCTCGACGTCGAGCTGGTTCACGTCGGTTCCTCGCCGCTGTCGCTGTCGGCTTTTTTCGCCGGCGAGATCGACATCCTCGGCGGCGGCGGCGCGGCCGGACCGAACGCGTATCTGCGCGGGCAGCGCGACCTGGTTTTTTTCGCCGCGATGAACAACAAGTTCGTCTTTACCATTTACGGCCATCCGTCGATTGCGAGCCTGCAAGGCGTGCGCGGCAAGCGGGTCGGCGTGACGCGCTTCGGCGGGACCATGGACTTCGCGACGCGCCATTTCCTCAAGCAGACGGGTTTCGATCCGGGCCGGGACGTGACGTTGATTCAGGTCGGCCGGGTGCAGGATATCCTGTCGGCGCTGACGGCCGGATCGATCGACGCGGGCACGATGGCGTTTCCCTACGACATCAAGGCCAAGGAACTCGGTTATCGAGAGCTGGCCGATCTCACGCAGAGCGGCGCGCGCTACGCCTCGTCGTCGATGCTGGCGCGCAGGCAGTTTCTGGCACAGAACAAGGCGCAGATGGAAGGAGTGGTTCGCGCCCTGATCGAAGCCCTTCACTTGATCCGGACGCGCCGCGACGACGGAATAAAAATTCTCGCCCGCTACACCCGGCTGGACGACGCGAAAGTTTTGGGTCAGACCTTCGATTTTCACAACCGGGTCATCTGGCCGCGCGTGCCGGAAATTCAACCGGAAGATCTCAAGCTGGTTCTAGAGGAGCTGGCGGAGAGCAACCCCAAGGCCCGCGAAATCGATCCCGCCGATCTGATTTACGGATCCATCGTCAAGGACGTGGTCGCAAGCGGGTTCGTCGAGAAGCTCTATGCGAAATGA